A window of Numenius arquata chromosome 6, bNumArq3.hap1.1, whole genome shotgun sequence contains these coding sequences:
- the GPR68 gene encoding ovarian cancer G-protein coupled receptor 1 gives MIHGERWKMVNFTENATEKCIINHDIHQTLSPVVYIFVFILGLPANCLSLYYGYLQIKAKNELGIYLCNLTVADLLYIFSLPFWLQYVLQHDNWTYDETLCKICGILLYENIYISVGFLCCISVDRYLAVVHPFRFQRFRTMKAAVIVSIVIWTKEIMTCCFVFTHGEISMDAESHVVCFEHYPIKEWEHNINYYRFSAGFLFPFFLLAFSYCGILRVVHKSHGTQKKKKIQIKRLVSSTVFIFLVCFGPYHILLVVRSLLENNCSFAGKIFNIYHFSLLLTTFNCVADPVLYCFSSESTYQNFAKMRDSCLTCLGCLRTETKELYPLSAPETPNRTQHEQQPGLLQISHDSTGMKQSTTNMGSL, from the coding sequence ATGATACACGGGGAGAGGTGGAAGATGGTGAATTTCACAGAGAATGCAACTGAGAAGTGCATTATTAATCATGACATCCACCAGACATTATCCCCTGTGGTgtacatatttgtatttatattggGCTTGCCCGCTAACTGCCTGTCACTCTACTATGGGTATTTACAGATCAAGGCTAAAAATGAATTGGGTATCTACCTTTGCAATTTGACTGTAGCAGACCTGCTCTacatattttctttgcctttttggcTTCAGTACGTTTTGCAGCACGACAATTGGACCTACGATGAGACGCTGTGCAAAATTTGTGGCATCCTCTTGTATGAGAATATCTATATCAGCGTGGGCTTCCTCTGCTGCATCTCCGTCGACCGCTATCTTGCAGTCGTGCACCCTTTTCGATTTCAACGGTTTCGGACAATGAAGGCCGCTGTGATCGTGAGCATCGTTATCTGGACCAAAGAAATAATGACGTGCTGCTTTGTCTTTACACACGGGGAGATCAGTATGGATGCCGAGAGCCACGTGGTGTGCTTCGAGCACTACCCCATCAAGGAATGGGAGCACAACATCAATTACTACCGCTTCTCTGCtggctttcttttccccttcttcctgctGGCCTTCTCTTACTGTGGGATTTTACGAGTTGTCCACAAGAGTCACGGCactcaaaagaagaagaaaatccaaatCAAACGACTGGTTTCAagcactgttttcatttttttagtttgctttggACCATACCACATTCTACTTGTGGTTCGCAGCTTGTTGGAGAACAACTGCTCATTTGCtgggaaaatatttaatatttaccaTTTTTCTCTCCTATTGACTACTTTTAATTGTGTTGCTGATCCAGTATTGTACTGTTTTTCCAGTGAAAGCACTTACCAGAACTTTGCCAAGATGCGAGACTCTTGTTTAACATGTTTAGGGTGTCTGAGGACTGAGACGAAGGAATTGTATCCACTGAGTGCTCCAGAAACTCCCAACAGAACACAGCATGAGCAACAACCAGGGTTATTACAAATATCACATGATAGTACCGGAATGAAGCAGTCCACAACTAACATGGGCAGCCTTTAG